The following are encoded in a window of Kaistia algarum genomic DNA:
- a CDS encoding Gfo/Idh/MocA family protein has product MSDKVIGVGVIGCGEIAQLMHLPFIEELPAFRVAALCDISAGVLEKLGTQYAVTALYSDYRALLADPNVEAVVICTYDHGEIVTAALAAGKHVLVEKPLAFTPEEAQPLVEQAEASGLVALVGYMKLYDPGYETGLKKIAAIGKPRSIHIHDFAGRFDRYGALYTQHRASDVPADVMATARAAAASRIDAALGPDHAAYRDHYLLLLMLGSHDLAVLRGAFGTDAQVAYARTVGSDQILALLEFPGGVPCYLDIGVAKYEWWDEFLHVHGDTDEVRITFQNPYWKHASAFVTVKEAVGEAPVETVLPGLPDTAFRREWLHFADCILNGATPRTPLSGGLADLDLAVAIIKALPAK; this is encoded by the coding sequence ATGTCTGACAAAGTCATTGGCGTTGGCGTCATCGGCTGCGGCGAGATCGCCCAGCTCATGCACCTTCCCTTCATCGAGGAATTGCCGGCCTTCCGTGTCGCGGCCCTGTGCGATATCTCGGCCGGCGTCCTGGAAAAGCTCGGCACGCAATATGCCGTCACGGCACTCTATTCCGACTACCGCGCCCTGCTCGCCGACCCCAATGTCGAAGCCGTCGTGATCTGTACCTATGATCATGGCGAGATCGTCACGGCGGCGCTGGCAGCCGGTAAGCATGTCCTGGTCGAGAAGCCGCTGGCCTTTACGCCGGAGGAAGCGCAGCCGCTGGTCGAGCAGGCGGAGGCAAGCGGTCTCGTCGCGCTGGTCGGCTACATGAAGCTCTACGACCCCGGCTATGAGACCGGCCTGAAGAAGATCGCCGCGATCGGGAAGCCGCGCTCGATCCATATCCACGATTTCGCCGGGCGGTTCGATCGATATGGCGCGCTCTATACGCAGCATCGCGCCAGCGACGTTCCGGCCGACGTCATGGCCACCGCTCGCGCCGCTGCGGCATCGCGCATCGACGCGGCGCTCGGCCCCGATCACGCAGCCTATCGCGATCATTACCTGCTGCTCCTGATGCTCGGCAGCCACGATCTCGCCGTGCTGCGCGGGGCGTTCGGCACCGACGCGCAGGTCGCCTATGCGCGGACGGTCGGCAGCGACCAGATCCTCGCCTTGCTCGAATTTCCGGGCGGCGTCCCGTGCTACCTCGATATCGGTGTCGCGAAGTATGAATGGTGGGACGAGTTCCTGCATGTCCATGGCGATACGGACGAGGTGCGCATCACCTTCCAGAACCCGTACTGGAAGCACGCATCGGCGTTCGTCACCGTCAAGGAAGCCGTCGGCGAGGCGCCCGTCGAGACGGTGCTGCCCGGCCTGCCCGACACCGCGTTCCGTCGCGAATGGCTGCACTTCGCCGACTGCATCCTGAACGGCGCCACGCCGCGCACGCCGCTCTCGGGCGGCCTCGCCGATCTCGATCTGGCCGTCGCCATCATCAAGGCCCTGCCGGCGAAATGA
- a CDS encoding sugar phosphate isomerase/epimerase family protein: MTTPRSERQRFSIGYHLNSWDLTGQPLTPAIQFLAEQGFGWFEILAFTSLSDQYARKYMQLGNQAPMGVTTDTDILRRYALLSEGQSEYGIKLSSFYVNAIFTNPVAWPYERDVLVALARMLKGFGSPVLVLGGGPSEGIAGPHTAEDYKAFCRSLEDIGRRTQDLGIETVYHPHLDTFVERRDQLDRMMDELDTRVAGLCIDPAHLVHTNSDPVDALKTYISAVRYMHFKDSHVDPALKGYDRYAAFCELGAGVVDLAALVDVLLDNDYAGLAIIELDASQKTAEQSALESIAYIRDTLGLVLTPAKAG; this comes from the coding sequence ATGACCACGCCCCGCTCCGAGCGCCAGCGCTTCTCGATCGGCTATCATCTGAACAGCTGGGACCTGACCGGTCAGCCGCTGACGCCGGCGATCCAGTTCCTCGCCGAACAGGGCTTCGGCTGGTTCGAGATCCTCGCCTTCACCAGCCTGTCCGATCAGTATGCGCGCAAATACATGCAGCTCGGCAACCAGGCGCCGATGGGCGTCACTACCGACACCGACATTCTGCGCCGCTATGCGCTGCTGTCCGAAGGCCAGAGCGAATACGGCATCAAGCTCTCGTCGTTTTACGTCAATGCGATCTTCACCAACCCGGTCGCCTGGCCCTATGAGCGCGACGTTCTCGTGGCGCTGGCCCGCATGCTGAAGGGCTTCGGCTCGCCGGTGCTGGTGCTCGGCGGCGGCCCGTCGGAAGGCATTGCCGGGCCGCACACGGCCGAGGATTACAAGGCCTTCTGCCGTTCGCTGGAGGATATCGGCCGGCGCACGCAGGATCTCGGTATCGAGACGGTCTACCATCCCCATCTCGACACTTTCGTCGAGCGGCGCGACCAGCTCGACCGGATGATGGACGAACTCGATACGCGCGTTGCCGGCCTCTGCATCGACCCGGCGCATCTGGTTCACACCAACTCCGACCCCGTAGACGCGCTGAAGACCTATATTTCGGCCGTGCGCTATATGCATTTCAAGGATTCGCACGTCGATCCGGCCCTCAAGGGCTATGACCGCTATGCGGCCTTCTGCGAACTCGGCGCCGGCGTCGTCGACCTCGCTGCGCTTGTCGATGTGCTCCTGGACAATGACTATGCGGGCCTCGCCATCATCGAACTCGACGCCTCGCAGAAGACAGCCGAACAATCGGCGCTGGAGAGCATCGCCTATATCCGCGATACGCTCGGCCTCGTGCTGACGCCGGCCAAGGCCGGCTGA
- a CDS encoding carbohydrate ABC transporter permease, with the protein MSAKAEAPFMVPRGPARRGFSETIGELGWRGVLEFAGIYLALAVVLLQTVYPLLWVLFGSLKTKTDLINNVWGPPSELVFQNYADAWRIAGIGSRIVNSVSITAAALAILVAAATPCAYALARLKFRGRGVLLAITVASMLVPPQVMAIPLFLTARDLGLINNRLGLAIIYAATSLPLSVFILRSFFLTLPADLEDAARVDGASRLVILTRIMLPLIKPGVALVAIFAFIEIWNDFFLAFLLLRKPELQTIPLGLVSFFQQYDSLWNLYFATLMITTLPVIIIFLLMQRQFIAGLTAGAVKG; encoded by the coding sequence ATGAGCGCGAAGGCAGAGGCACCCTTCATGGTTCCGAGAGGGCCGGCGCGGCGCGGCTTCTCCGAGACGATCGGCGAACTCGGCTGGCGCGGCGTTCTCGAATTTGCCGGCATCTATCTCGCGCTCGCCGTCGTGCTGCTGCAGACGGTCTATCCCCTGCTCTGGGTTCTGTTCGGCTCGCTCAAGACGAAGACCGACCTCATCAATAATGTCTGGGGTCCGCCGTCCGAACTTGTCTTCCAAAACTATGCCGACGCCTGGCGGATCGCCGGCATCGGCTCGCGGATCGTCAACAGCGTCTCGATCACTGCCGCCGCGCTGGCGATCCTCGTCGCGGCGGCCACACCCTGCGCCTATGCGCTGGCGCGGCTCAAATTCCGAGGCCGCGGCGTGCTTCTTGCGATCACGGTGGCCTCCATGCTCGTGCCGCCGCAGGTGATGGCCATTCCGCTGTTCCTGACGGCACGCGACCTCGGCCTGATCAATAACCGCCTCGGCCTCGCGATCATCTACGCCGCGACGTCGCTGCCGCTCTCGGTCTTCATCCTGCGCTCGTTCTTCCTGACGCTCCCGGCGGACCTGGAGGACGCCGCGCGGGTCGACGGCGCCAGCCGCCTCGTCATCCTGACGCGGATCATGTTGCCGCTGATCAAACCAGGCGTGGCGCTGGTTGCGATCTTCGCCTTCATCGAGATCTGGAACGACTTCTTCCTCGCCTTCCTGCTGCTCCGGAAGCCCGAGTTGCAGACGATCCCGCTGGGGCTCGTCAGCTTTTTCCAGCAATATGATTCGCTCTGGAACCTCTATTTCGCGACGTTGATGATCACGACGCTGCCCGTGATCATCATCTTCCTCCTGATGCAGCGACAGTTTATCGCCGGGCTGACGGCCGGCGCGGTAAAGGGTTGA
- a CDS encoding NAD-dependent epimerase/dehydratase family protein, with amino-acid sequence MIVAVTGSSGLLGRSVVDALMAAGHTVRGIDSVPATTTVSSHLTVDLADFGEAVLALKGADVVVHVAAIPRPTGRTATDVFSTNMALAFNVVEASVVLGIRRLVYASSFSVLGFPFFVKPVELSYLPIDEAHPNAPQDAYALSKTLGEDVVEAAVRRGALDAVSLRMPWIQTAATFMKEVGPRRASADSGRDLWSYIDGRDAAAGFLAAVEANTTGHHRLFLSAPDTYSETPTLDLIRTAFGDLPLKRDVTGFEAVIDTSAARRVLGFVPKHSWRDY; translated from the coding sequence ATGATCGTTGCGGTAACCGGATCGAGCGGGCTTCTGGGACGCAGCGTCGTCGACGCCCTGATGGCGGCGGGCCACACGGTTCGCGGCATCGACAGCGTTCCTGCGACGACGACGGTCAGCTCGCATCTCACTGTGGACCTCGCGGATTTCGGCGAGGCGGTGCTGGCGCTGAAGGGGGCGGATGTCGTCGTCCATGTCGCCGCCATTCCCAGGCCGACCGGGCGGACCGCGACCGATGTCTTTTCGACCAACATGGCGTTGGCCTTCAACGTGGTCGAAGCCTCGGTCGTCCTGGGCATCCGCCGGCTGGTTTATGCCTCGTCCTTCAGCGTGCTCGGCTTCCCCTTCTTCGTGAAGCCCGTCGAACTCAGCTATCTGCCCATCGACGAGGCTCATCCGAACGCGCCTCAGGACGCCTATGCGCTTTCGAAAACGCTGGGCGAGGATGTAGTGGAAGCGGCCGTGCGGCGCGGCGCTCTCGACGCGGTCAGCCTGCGCATGCCCTGGATCCAGACCGCCGCGACCTTCATGAAGGAGGTCGGACCCCGACGGGCGAGCGCCGACTCCGGCCGCGATCTCTGGAGCTATATTGACGGGCGCGACGCGGCAGCCGGGTTCCTGGCGGCGGTCGAGGCCAATACCACCGGGCACCACCGGCTCTTCCTCTCGGCGCCCGACACCTATAGCGAAACGCCGACGCTCGATCTGATCCGAACGGCCTTTGGCGATCTCCCGCTGAAGCGCGACGTCACTGGCTTCGAGGCGGTCATCGACACCAGCGCGGCGCGGCGCGTCCTCGGCTTCGTTCCGAAACACTCCTGGCGGGATTATTGA
- a CDS encoding carbohydrate ABC transporter permease, whose amino-acid sequence MVTAASSVAESTASLPGRAPRRLGAPRRPETGDGTVAFWMILPAAILFALFYIWPFLNGFWLSLTNWDGFSPPRFAGLANYFRLAHDPIFLGALRNNLIFVLSVLVLKNVLGLALALLLNRALFGRAFFRAAAFIPVTMSFVAVGLLWSWIYNPVFGLLNAGLDAVGLGMLKQSWLGNAHIALYSVIAVDVWKWLGFHAVIYLAGLQTIPAELYESATMDGASRGSRFWHITLPLIMPIVFINTILGLSGAFVRNFDIVYVLTKGGPNHATEVALTYMMTKAFQDGQMSYASAMGYVLFVIVGLACALLLALMRRSRLEV is encoded by the coding sequence ATGGTGACCGCCGCCAGCAGCGTTGCAGAGAGCACGGCTTCCCTCCCGGGCCGCGCTCCACGCCGGCTCGGGGCGCCTCGGCGCCCCGAGACCGGAGACGGCACCGTCGCGTTCTGGATGATCCTGCCGGCCGCGATCCTCTTCGCGCTCTTCTACATCTGGCCCTTCCTGAACGGCTTCTGGCTGAGCCTCACCAACTGGGACGGGTTTTCGCCTCCCCGCTTCGCAGGTCTCGCCAATTATTTCCGCCTGGCGCATGATCCGATCTTCCTCGGCGCGCTCCGGAATAATCTGATCTTCGTGCTGTCAGTGCTGGTGCTGAAGAATGTGCTGGGTCTCGCCCTGGCGCTGCTTCTGAACCGGGCCCTGTTCGGCCGCGCGTTCTTCCGTGCCGCCGCGTTCATTCCTGTCACCATGTCCTTCGTCGCAGTCGGGCTGCTATGGTCGTGGATCTACAACCCGGTCTTCGGCCTGCTGAACGCCGGACTCGATGCGGTCGGGCTCGGCATGCTGAAGCAATCCTGGCTCGGCAACGCGCATATCGCGCTCTATTCCGTGATCGCCGTGGACGTGTGGAAATGGCTCGGCTTCCACGCCGTCATCTATCTCGCCGGTCTCCAGACGATTCCCGCCGAGCTTTATGAGAGCGCGACCATGGATGGTGCCAGCCGCGGCAGCCGCTTCTGGCATATCACCCTGCCGCTCATCATGCCGATCGTGTTCATCAACACGATTCTCGGCCTCTCCGGCGCGTTCGTGCGCAACTTCGACATCGTCTATGTGCTGACAAAGGGCGGGCCGAACCACGCGACCGAAGTCGCTCTCACCTACATGATGACCAAGGCCTTCCAGGATGGGCAGATGAGCTATGCCTCCGCCATGGGCTATGTGCTCTTCGTTATCGTCGGTCTCGCCTGCGCCCTGCTGCTCGCGCTGATGCGCCGTTCGAGGCTCGAGGTCTGA
- a CDS encoding ABC transporter substrate-binding protein, producing MPIQQGTMKPARRPVRASLAAGLVGLGLLAAPLSAFADGITLKVFGGSTLDQLAPRQAPDEQKKIQKEVFDGFLKAYPEVTAIEWDAQGPQGDAIQRLMTARLADQEMDLIACPAFYTNGAYVRRKLVMPITDKIKPFQDRIDAAALGAFTISGEVYGVPISTLSTSTIYYNVDMFNKLGIPVPTTYEELKAAVPKLQAAGVIPLLHQGSNTVMWPMWYFETLSQTTGDAVAKTVKNLDGTAKFTDATDVEAFKLIKQWVDDGVLSKDSLAVDMDGMRAAFAAGKSAMYYGGTWEIPSLQSSVKDFKWGVFPFPKMAGTPGNPGHGGGADNGICVSSSIKPEKLDAAVKFIEYLTRPEVATLYLAPEQPIAASIKGVPQIEDAYAVELRKDAFPATIKFLDWIWPSEVATATASAIAGVVGGTLTPEEAAASVQTAFDEVKASGQWPPK from the coding sequence ATGCCAATCCAGCAGGGAACGATGAAACCAGCACGCCGCCCGGTTCGGGCGAGCCTCGCCGCCGGCCTAGTTGGCCTCGGCCTCCTCGCCGCGCCGCTGTCGGCCTTCGCCGACGGCATCACGCTCAAGGTGTTCGGAGGCTCGACCCTTGATCAGCTCGCCCCGCGCCAGGCGCCGGATGAGCAGAAGAAGATCCAGAAGGAGGTTTTCGACGGCTTCCTGAAGGCCTATCCGGAAGTGACCGCGATCGAATGGGACGCGCAGGGTCCGCAGGGCGACGCGATCCAGCGGCTGATGACGGCACGCCTCGCCGACCAGGAGATGGACCTCATCGCCTGCCCGGCTTTCTACACCAACGGTGCCTATGTCCGCCGCAAGCTGGTCATGCCGATCACCGACAAGATCAAGCCGTTCCAGGACCGCATCGACGCGGCGGCGCTTGGTGCCTTCACGATCAGCGGCGAGGTCTATGGCGTTCCGATCTCGACGCTTTCGACGTCGACGATCTACTACAATGTCGACATGTTCAATAAGCTCGGCATACCGGTTCCGACGACCTATGAGGAGCTGAAAGCGGCCGTGCCGAAGCTTCAGGCGGCCGGCGTGATCCCGCTGCTGCATCAGGGCTCGAACACGGTCATGTGGCCGATGTGGTATTTCGAGACACTGTCGCAGACGACAGGCGATGCCGTCGCCAAGACGGTCAAGAACCTCGACGGCACGGCGAAGTTCACCGATGCGACGGATGTCGAGGCTTTCAAGCTGATCAAGCAATGGGTGGATGACGGCGTCCTGTCGAAGGATTCGCTCGCCGTCGACATGGACGGGATGCGTGCCGCCTTCGCGGCCGGCAAGAGCGCCATGTATTATGGCGGCACCTGGGAAATCCCGTCGCTGCAGTCGAGCGTCAAGGACTTCAAATGGGGCGTCTTCCCCTTCCCGAAGATGGCCGGAACCCCTGGCAATCCCGGACATGGTGGCGGTGCTGACAACGGCATCTGCGTCTCCTCCTCGATCAAGCCGGAGAAGCTCGACGCCGCGGTCAAGTTCATCGAGTACCTGACCCGCCCCGAAGTCGCGACGCTCTATCTCGCTCCCGAGCAGCCGATCGCCGCGTCGATCAAGGGCGTGCCGCAGATCGAGGATGCCTATGCGGTCGAACTTCGCAAGGATGCCTTCCCGGCGACGATCAAGTTCCTCGACTGGATCTGGCCGTCGGAAGTCGCCACCGCCACCGCCTCGGCGATTGCCGGTGTCGTCGGCGGCACTTTGACCCCGGAGGAGGCCGCTGCCTCGGTGCAGACCGCCTTTGACGAGGTCAAGGCGTCGGGCCAGTGGCCGCCCAAGTAA